A window from Herbaspirillum sp. meg3 encodes these proteins:
- a CDS encoding ribonucleotide-diphosphate reductase subunit beta, with protein MLSWDDEVKASPAPSAPHASQTPQPQLQSAAMNDGRPNARPQFSDVALNPALVTKDEAPVDVTSRVNAADKRIINGHTDVNQLVPFKYKWAWDKYLAGCANHWMPQEINMQRDIELWKNPNGLTEDERRLVKRNLGFFVTADSLAANNIVLGTYRHITAPECRQYLLRQAFEEAIHTHAYQYIVESLGLDEAEIFNAYHEVKSIRDKDEFLIPFINTLTDPEFKTGTTENDQKLLKSLIVFACIMEGLFFYVGFTQILALGRQNKMMGAAEQYQYILRDESMHCNFGIDLINTVKMENPHLWTPEFRNEIKSLFLSAVELEYRYAEDTMPRGVLGLNAPMFKGYLRFIANRRAQQIGLDPLFAQEENPFPWMSEMIDLKKERNFFETRVIEYQTGGALNWE; from the coding sequence ATGCTCTCTTGGGATGATGAAGTGAAGGCCTCGCCGGCACCGTCCGCGCCGCACGCCTCGCAAACGCCTCAGCCTCAATTGCAATCGGCCGCTATGAACGATGGACGTCCGAATGCACGTCCGCAATTTTCAGACGTCGCGCTGAATCCTGCTCTGGTTACCAAAGACGAAGCGCCGGTAGACGTGACCAGCCGCGTCAATGCCGCCGACAAGCGCATCATCAACGGCCACACCGACGTCAATCAACTGGTGCCGTTCAAGTACAAATGGGCTTGGGATAAATACCTGGCCGGCTGCGCCAACCATTGGATGCCGCAGGAAATCAACATGCAGCGCGATATTGAGCTGTGGAAGAATCCGAACGGCCTGACCGAAGACGAACGCCGTCTGGTCAAGCGCAACCTCGGCTTCTTCGTCACCGCCGACTCGCTCGCCGCCAACAACATCGTGCTGGGCACCTACCGCCACATCACTGCGCCGGAATGCCGTCAGTACCTGTTGCGCCAGGCGTTTGAAGAAGCGATCCACACGCACGCGTACCAATACATCGTTGAGTCGCTGGGTCTGGACGAAGCAGAGATCTTCAACGCGTATCACGAAGTGAAGTCGATTCGCGACAAGGACGAGTTCCTGATCCCGTTCATCAACACACTGACTGATCCTGAGTTCAAGACCGGCACGACAGAGAATGACCAGAAGCTGCTGAAGTCGCTGATCGTTTTTGCCTGCATCATGGAAGGTCTGTTCTTCTACGTCGGCTTCACGCAGATCCTTGCGCTGGGCCGTCAGAACAAGATGATGGGCGCCGCTGAACAGTATCAATACATCCTGCGCGATGAATCGATGCACTGCAATTTCGGTATCGATCTGATCAACACGGTGAAGATGGAGAACCCACATTTGTGGACGCCGGAATTCAGAAACGAAATTAAATCGTTGTTTTTAAGCGCCGTAGAGTTGGAATATCGCTACGCAGAGGATACAATGCCGCGAGGCGTGCTAGGTTTGAATGCGCCGATGTTCAAAGGTTACTTACGATTCATCGCTAATCGTCGCGCACAGCAAATCGGACTCGATCCACTGTTCGCGCAAGAAGAAAATCCGTTTCCGTGGATGAGCGAGATGATCGATTTGAAGAAGGAGCGCAACTTCTTTGAAACCCGAGTCATCGAATACCAAACCGGAGGCGCGCTTAACTGGGAATGA